In Streptomyces puniciscabiei, a single genomic region encodes these proteins:
- the rpsT gene encoding 30S ribosomal protein S20: MANIKSQIKRIKTNEKARLRNKAVKSSLKTAIRKAREAAAAGDVEKATELQRAAARALDKAVSKGVIHKNQAANKKSALASKVASLQG; this comes from the coding sequence GTGGCGAACATCAAGTCCCAGATCAAGCGGATCAAGACCAACGAGAAGGCTCGGCTGCGCAACAAGGCCGTCAAGTCCTCCCTGAAGACCGCGATCCGCAAGGCCCGTGAGGCCGCTGCCGCGGGTGACGTCGAGAAGGCCACCGAGCTGCAGCGCGCTGCCGCGCGTGCGCTCGACAAGGCCGTCTCGAAGGGCGTCATCCACAAGAACCAGGCCGCCAACAAGAAGTCGGCGCTTGCTTCCAAGGTCGCGTCCCTCCAGGGCTGA
- a CDS encoding NADH-quinone oxidoreductase subunit NuoF family protein has protein sequence MNEALPDVPEVRVVGLPQLTSGFDLVERLDLPMHLKVHGPLDPLGGEQLAQLAERINLRGRGGAGFPFHKKLRSVAESAIKRGVRPVVVVNGSEDEPACRKDTVLINRAPHLILDGALLCAEALGARTLVIGVTRESTQRSMEAALAERGLSNSRRSALRAWVQRNPVRMVTGAAASLIRSVDGGPAIPPGRKISASQSGVGGAPTLLSNAETFAQLAIAARIGPERYGNTGLYDEPGTVMLTVSGAVTRPMVIEVPTGVPLRYVLQLAGAPPVPQGVLTGGYHGKWIDAATVNEAIVSRNSLDAVGGSLGAGAILPISQETCPLGESLRVAQWLAEESAGQCGPCYLGLPAAARGMEDILNGGGPAALEALKQVAKNVKRRGACSHPDGSAMFLESTIKAFTDDLAAHVLGNGCGRPVEGVLPLFEGGRAPTGIPGGGEPEETGASRQKIYVDWTLCRGHGLCADILPEVFELGADGFPTVAQAQVPRYAEAKALRAVRRCPALALRIEEDTRGQAPSRNLPVVSQGRGRRALGR, from the coding sequence GTGAACGAGGCCCTGCCCGACGTCCCTGAAGTCCGCGTGGTCGGCCTTCCGCAGCTCACGTCGGGCTTCGACCTTGTGGAACGGCTCGACCTGCCCATGCACCTGAAGGTGCACGGGCCGCTCGACCCGCTCGGCGGCGAGCAGCTCGCGCAGCTCGCCGAACGCATCAACCTCAGGGGCCGCGGCGGCGCGGGCTTCCCCTTCCACAAGAAACTGCGCTCGGTCGCCGAGTCGGCGATCAAGCGCGGAGTGCGGCCGGTCGTCGTCGTCAACGGCAGCGAGGACGAGCCGGCCTGCCGCAAGGACACGGTCCTGATCAACCGGGCCCCGCACCTGATTCTGGACGGCGCACTTTTGTGCGCCGAGGCGCTCGGCGCGCGGACGCTCGTGATCGGTGTCACCCGCGAGTCCACCCAGCGCTCCATGGAGGCCGCGCTGGCCGAACGCGGGCTGAGCAACAGCCGTAGATCGGCGCTACGCGCGTGGGTGCAGCGCAACCCGGTGCGGATGGTCACGGGCGCCGCCGCCTCACTGATCCGCTCGGTCGACGGCGGCCCGGCGATCCCGCCCGGCCGCAAGATCAGCGCCTCGCAGAGCGGTGTCGGCGGCGCACCCACCCTGCTGTCGAACGCGGAGACGTTCGCCCAGCTGGCCATCGCCGCCCGCATCGGCCCCGAGCGCTACGGCAACACCGGCCTGTACGACGAACCGGGCACCGTCATGCTCACCGTGTCCGGCGCGGTCACCCGCCCCATGGTGATCGAGGTCCCCACGGGCGTGCCGCTGCGCTACGTACTGCAGCTGGCGGGTGCCCCGCCGGTGCCGCAGGGCGTGCTGACCGGCGGCTATCACGGCAAGTGGATCGACGCGGCGACCGTCAACGAGGCGATCGTCTCGCGCAACTCGCTGGACGCGGTGGGCGGTTCACTGGGCGCGGGCGCGATCCTGCCGATCAGCCAGGAGACCTGCCCGCTGGGCGAGTCGCTGCGGGTGGCGCAGTGGCTGGCCGAGGAGAGCGCCGGCCAGTGCGGGCCCTGCTACCTCGGACTGCCCGCCGCCGCGCGCGGCATGGAGGACATCCTGAACGGCGGCGGTCCGGCCGCCCTGGAGGCCCTGAAGCAGGTCGCGAAGAACGTCAAGCGCCGCGGCGCGTGTTCGCATCCGGACGGCTCGGCGATGTTCCTGGAGTCGACCATCAAGGCGTTCACCGACGACCTGGCGGCGCATGTCCTCGGAAACGGCTGCGGACGGCCCGTGGAAGGCGTTCTGCCGCTCTTCGAGGGAGGCAGGGCCCCTACGGGCATCCCCGGCGGCGGAGAGCCCGAGGAGACCGGCGCGAGCCGCCAGAAGATCTACGTCGACTGGACGCTGTGCCGGGGCCACGGACTGTGCGCCGACATCCTCCCGGAGGTCTTCGAACTCGGCGCCGACGGTTTCCCGACCGTCGCCCAGGCGCAGGTGCCGCGGTACGCGGAGGCGAAGGCACTGCGCGCGGTGCGCCGCTGCCCGGCGCTCGCCCTGCGCATCGAGGAGGACACGCGCGGGCAGGCGCCGTCCCGCAACCTGCCGGTCGTCTCCCAGGGCCGCGGCCGACGCGCTCTGGGTCGCTGA
- the leuS gene encoding leucine--tRNA ligase yields MSETNPAAAATTSAEAAPHRYTAAMAADIEARWQDFWDADGTYAAPNPKGDLAGDPGLAAKPKKFIMDMFPYPSGAGLHVGHPLGYIATDVYARFQRMTGHNVLHTLGFDAFGLPAEQYAVQTGTHPRVSTEANIENMKAQLRRLGLGHDKRRSFATIDPDYYKWTQWIFLQIFNSWYDDEAKKARPIAELIAQFESGERAIPGSTRAWSELNARERADILGEYRLAYASDAPVNWCPGLGTVLANEEVTADGRSERGNYPVFKAKLRQWNMRITAYADRLLEDLEELDWPEAIKLQQRNWIGRSEGARVDFPIDGEHITIFTTRQDTLFGATYMVLAPEHPLVEKFTPEAWPEGTHEVWTGGHATPAEAVAAYRAQAASKSDVERQAEAKDKTGVFTGAFATNPVNGERIPVFIADYVLMGYGTGAIMAVPAHDTRDFAFARAFELPIRCVVEPTDGRGTDTATWDDAFVSYDAKLVNSASDEVSLDGLGVVEAKARITEWLQGKGIGEGTVNFRLRDWLFSRQRYWGEPFPIVYDEDGVAHPLPESMLPLELPEVEDYSPRTFDPDDADTQPETPLSRNEEWVDVTLDLGDGPKKYRRETNTMPNWAGSCWYEFRYLDPHNERQLVDPEIEQYWMGPREGRPHGGVDLYVGGAEHAVLHLLYARFWSKVLYDLGHVSSAEPFHKLFNQGMIQAYVYRDSRGIAVPAAEVEERDGAYYYQGEQVTRLLGKMGKSLKNAVTPDEICAEYGADTLRLYEMAMGPLDVSRPWDTRAVVGQFRLLQRLWRNIVDETTGEVTVTDAEPDEETLRALHKAIDGVRQDLEGLRFNTAIAKVTELNNHLTKAGTAVPRSVAEPLVLMVAPLAPHIAEELWRKLGHTDSVVHQDFPVADPGYVVDETVTCVVQIKGKVKARLEVPPAISEEELEKVALADEKVVAALDGAGIRKVIVRAPKLVNIVPA; encoded by the coding sequence ATGAGCGAGACGAACCCCGCTGCCGCCGCCACCACGTCGGCGGAGGCCGCGCCGCACCGCTACACGGCCGCCATGGCAGCCGACATCGAGGCACGCTGGCAGGACTTCTGGGACGCCGACGGCACGTACGCGGCGCCGAACCCCAAGGGTGACCTGGCGGGCGACCCCGGGCTGGCCGCCAAGCCGAAGAAGTTCATCATGGACATGTTCCCGTACCCCTCGGGTGCGGGCCTGCACGTCGGCCACCCGCTGGGCTACATCGCCACCGACGTCTACGCCCGGTTCCAGCGCATGACCGGCCACAACGTCCTGCACACCCTGGGCTTCGACGCCTTCGGCCTGCCCGCCGAGCAGTACGCCGTGCAGACCGGCACGCACCCGCGCGTGTCCACCGAGGCCAACATCGAGAACATGAAGGCCCAGCTGCGCCGGCTGGGCCTGGGCCACGACAAGCGCCGGTCCTTCGCCACGATCGACCCGGACTACTACAAGTGGACCCAGTGGATCTTCCTGCAGATCTTCAACTCCTGGTACGACGACGAGGCGAAGAAGGCCCGGCCGATCGCCGAGCTGATCGCACAGTTCGAGTCCGGTGAGCGCGCGATCCCGGGCTCCACGCGCGCGTGGAGCGAACTGAACGCCCGCGAGCGCGCCGACATCCTGGGTGAGTACCGCCTGGCCTACGCCTCCGACGCGCCGGTCAACTGGTGCCCCGGCCTGGGCACCGTGCTGGCCAACGAGGAGGTCACCGCCGACGGCCGTTCCGAGCGCGGCAACTACCCGGTCTTCAAGGCCAAGCTGCGCCAGTGGAACATGCGCATCACCGCCTACGCCGACCGGCTGCTGGAGGACCTGGAGGAGCTGGACTGGCCCGAGGCGATCAAGCTGCAGCAGCGCAACTGGATCGGCCGCAGCGAGGGCGCCCGCGTCGACTTCCCGATCGACGGCGAGCACATCACGATCTTCACCACCCGCCAGGACACCCTGTTCGGCGCGACCTACATGGTGCTGGCGCCCGAGCACCCGCTGGTCGAGAAGTTCACCCCCGAGGCCTGGCCCGAGGGCACGCACGAGGTGTGGACCGGCGGTCACGCCACCCCGGCCGAGGCCGTCGCCGCCTACCGCGCGCAGGCCGCCTCGAAGTCCGACGTGGAGCGGCAGGCCGAGGCCAAGGACAAGACCGGCGTCTTCACCGGCGCGTTCGCGACCAACCCGGTCAACGGTGAGCGGATCCCCGTCTTCATCGCCGACTACGTCCTGATGGGCTACGGCACCGGCGCGATCATGGCCGTCCCGGCGCACGACACCCGTGACTTCGCCTTCGCGCGCGCCTTCGAGCTGCCGATCCGCTGCGTGGTCGAGCCGACCGACGGCCGCGGCACCGACACCGCGACCTGGGACGACGCGTTCGTGTCGTACGACGCGAAGCTGGTCAACTCCGCGAGCGACGAGGTCAGCCTGGACGGCCTGGGCGTCGTGGAGGCCAAGGCCCGCATCACCGAATGGCTGCAGGGCAAGGGCATCGGCGAGGGCACCGTCAACTTCCGCCTGCGCGACTGGCTGTTCAGCCGCCAGCGCTACTGGGGCGAACCCTTCCCGATCGTCTACGACGAGGACGGCGTCGCCCACCCGCTGCCCGAGTCGATGCTGCCGCTGGAGCTGCCCGAGGTCGAGGACTACAGCCCGCGCACCTTCGACCCGGACGACGCCGACACCCAGCCCGAGACCCCGCTGTCGCGCAACGAGGAGTGGGTCGACGTCACCCTGGACCTGGGCGACGGGCCGAAGAAGTACCGCCGCGAGACCAACACCATGCCCAACTGGGCCGGTTCCTGCTGGTACGAGTTCCGCTACCTGGACCCGCACAACGAGCGGCAGCTGGTCGACCCCGAGATCGAGCAGTACTGGATGGGCCCGCGCGAGGGCCGGCCGCACGGCGGCGTCGACCTGTACGTCGGCGGCGCCGAGCACGCCGTGCTGCACCTGCTGTACGCGCGCTTCTGGTCCAAGGTCCTGTACGACCTGGGCCACGTGTCGTCGGCCGAGCCGTTCCACAAGCTGTTCAACCAGGGCATGATCCAGGCCTACGTCTACCGCGACAGCCGTGGCATCGCGGTGCCCGCCGCCGAGGTCGAGGAGCGCGACGGCGCCTACTACTACCAGGGCGAGCAGGTCACCCGCCTGCTGGGCAAGATGGGCAAGTCCCTGAAGAACGCGGTGACCCCGGACGAGATCTGCGCCGAGTACGGCGCCGACACCCTGCGCCTGTACGAGATGGCCATGGGCCCGCTGGACGTCTCCCGGCCGTGGGACACGCGCGCGGTGGTCGGTCAGTTCCGGCTGCTGCAGCGACTGTGGCGCAACATCGTCGACGAGACGACCGGTGAGGTCACCGTCACCGACGCCGAGCCCGACGAGGAGACCCTGCGCGCCCTGCACAAGGCGATCGACGGCGTCCGCCAGGACCTGGAGGGCCTGCGCTTCAACACCGCCATCGCCAAGGTCACCGAGCTGAACAACCACCTGACCAAGGCCGGCACGGCGGTGCCGCGTTCGGTGGCCGAGCCGCTGGTGCTGATGGTCGCCCCGCTGGCCCCGCACATCGCCGAGGAGCTGTGGCGCAAGCTGGGCCACACCGACTCGGTCGTCCACCAGGACTTCCCGGTCGCCGACCCGGGGTACGTCGTGGACGAGACCGTGACCTGTGTCGTGCAGATCAAGGGCAAGGTCAAGGCCCGCTTGGAGGTGCCGCCGGCCATCTCCGAGGAGGAGCTGGAGAAGGTGGCGCTGGCCGACGAGAAGGTCGTCGCGGCGCTGGACGGCGCGGGCATCCGCAAGGTGATCGTCCGGGCGCCGAAGCTGGTGAACATCGTTCCGGCGTGA
- a CDS encoding ComEA family DNA-binding protein, with amino-acid sequence MALRSRSRTATPTSGPGRGPTSDGRIRHRRGVDRGRARHRPPAPAEELRRRAELLFGERAVRWRESGNGPPDGDGPARTATATAAEVTTGAATDGATGAPTASVTGRAPGLPPARPVTATIAPAATEPAPTEPPHAVPPDGPTPTPTPTPAPAPSPTRTPEPVGAVGPLEHPGAVGRRWRERFGPALQERMPVWLQARCGVERRGVVALAVVLVAASVFAVQHFWAGRTESVSAPQVVRAEAPYAKADTPHAKKEADTKPGAGTGASATPGGQIVVDVSGKVRKPGIQRLPAGSRVADALRAAGGVRPGVNTEGLNRARFLVDGEQVVVGAPAGAAPPPGSSAGSAPGPAGQGPAAPVSLNTATADQLDALPGVGPVLAQHIIDYRTQHGGFRSVDELRQVNGIGDRRFSDLRNLVRP; translated from the coding sequence ATGGCACTTCGATCACGTTCACGCACAGCCACTCCGACCAGCGGCCCCGGCCGCGGCCCCACTTCCGACGGCCGCATCCGTCACCGCCGCGGCGTCGACCGCGGCCGTGCCCGCCACCGCCCGCCGGCACCGGCCGAGGAACTGCGCCGCCGAGCAGAACTCCTCTTCGGTGAACGAGCCGTCCGATGGCGGGAGTCGGGGAACGGGCCGCCGGACGGTGACGGACCCGCGAGGACGGCGACTGCGACGGCAGCCGAGGTGACGACTGGGGCGGCGACCGACGGGGCAACCGGGGCGCCTACGGCATCGGTCACGGGCCGGGCACCCGGGCTGCCCCCGGCCAGGCCGGTGACGGCCACGATTGCACCTGCCGCGACCGAGCCTGCCCCGACCGAGCCACCGCACGCCGTGCCGCCCGACGGACCGACTCCGACGCCGACGCCGACCCCGGCTCCGGCACCGAGCCCCACCCGTACTCCCGAACCGGTCGGCGCGGTAGGCCCGTTGGAGCATCCTGGGGCCGTCGGCCGCCGCTGGCGGGAGCGGTTCGGGCCGGCGTTGCAGGAGCGGATGCCGGTGTGGCTGCAGGCGCGGTGCGGGGTGGAGCGGCGGGGAGTCGTGGCGCTTGCCGTGGTGCTCGTGGCCGCCTCGGTGTTCGCCGTGCAGCACTTCTGGGCCGGGCGGACCGAGTCCGTGAGCGCCCCTCAGGTGGTGCGCGCGGAGGCGCCCTACGCCAAGGCGGACACGCCCCACGCCAAGAAGGAGGCCGACACGAAACCCGGTGCGGGCACGGGCGCATCGGCGACGCCGGGTGGACAGATCGTCGTGGACGTCAGCGGCAAGGTCCGCAAGCCGGGGATCCAGCGGTTGCCCGCCGGTTCCCGGGTGGCCGACGCGCTGCGGGCAGCCGGCGGTGTCCGTCCGGGCGTGAACACCGAGGGCCTCAACCGGGCCCGCTTCCTGGTCGACGGCGAACAGGTCGTCGTCGGGGCGCCTGCCGGGGCGGCGCCTCCCCCCGGCTCGTCGGCCGGGTCCGCCCCCGGGCCCGCCGGTCAGGGTCCCGCGGCGCCCGTCTCCCTCAACACGGCCACGGCGGACCAGCTCGACGCGCTGCCGGGGGTCGGTCCCGTCCTCGCTCAGCACATCATCGACTACCGGACCCAGCACGGCGGTTTCCGCTCGGTGGACGAACTGCGCCAGGTCAACGGCATCGGCGACCGCCGCTTCAGCGATCTGCGGAACCTGGTACGGCCATGA
- a CDS encoding DegV family protein produces the protein MSRHVAIVTDSTAYLPPRTMERHGITAVPLTVVLGDQALEEGTEISTRSLAQALQKRRPVTTSRPSPEVFAETYRRVAESGASGIVSLHLSAELSGTYDAAVLAARGAPVPVRVVDTGMVAMALGFCALAAAEAAEAGGTMDEAVTAAEKRAAGTSAYFYVDTLDYLRRGGRIGAAQALLGSALAVKPLLQLDGGRIELLEKVRTASKAIARLEEIAAERAGGGEVDIAVHHLAAPDRAAALADRLRERVPGLADLHVSEVGAVIGAHTGPGLLGAVVSPR, from the coding sequence ATGTCCCGCCATGTCGCGATCGTCACCGATTCAACGGCCTACCTGCCGCCGCGGACGATGGAGCGTCACGGCATCACCGCGGTGCCCCTGACCGTGGTCCTCGGCGACCAGGCACTCGAAGAGGGCACCGAGATCTCCACCCGCTCCCTGGCACAGGCCCTGCAGAAGAGGCGCCCCGTCACGACCTCGCGCCCGAGCCCAGAGGTGTTCGCGGAAACCTACCGCAGGGTCGCCGAGTCCGGTGCGAGCGGCATCGTCTCCCTGCACTTGTCCGCCGAGCTGTCCGGCACCTATGACGCGGCGGTCCTCGCGGCCCGCGGGGCGCCGGTGCCGGTACGGGTGGTGGACACCGGGATGGTCGCGATGGCCCTCGGCTTCTGCGCGTTGGCCGCAGCGGAGGCCGCCGAAGCCGGTGGCACGATGGACGAGGCCGTCACCGCCGCCGAGAAGCGGGCCGCGGGCACGTCCGCCTACTTCTACGTCGACACCCTCGACTACCTGCGCCGCGGCGGCCGCATCGGAGCCGCACAGGCTCTCCTTGGTTCCGCACTCGCCGTCAAACCCCTGCTCCAGCTGGACGGGGGCCGCATCGAACTCCTCGAGAAGGTCCGCACGGCGTCCAAGGCCATCGCGCGCCTGGAGGAAATCGCCGCCGAGCGGGCGGGCGGCGGCGAGGTCGACATCGCCGTCCACCACCTTGCCGCCCCCGACCGTGCCGCCGCGCTCGCCGACCGGCTGCGGGAGCGGGTGCCGGGCCTGGCCGACCTCCATGTCAGCGAGGTCGGAGCGGTGATCGGGGCACACACCGGCCCCGGTCTGCTCGGAGCGGTGGTCTCGCCCCGCTGA
- a CDS encoding ComEC/Rec2 family competence protein codes for MDLRLVPPALAAWGTAALTLDIPTGWTAGITVACLVGGVVLLAARRPPRSGRSVPARQVMRRAQACRPLGRFAWARASLAAVLLCVAAAAASAGLHGADLRRGPVPELARRYATVTAEVELSGDPWLSRPRVRGDHAAPLAVLARAEVRRVEQSDGTSVRTRTPVLLVVDADVPAPEGTAARNGGSPAGADAARPAAPGPPDGHGAWGMRGAWGTRGGRDAWLGLLPSTRLRVGGRLAPASAGGERTAAVLRVRSRPGPRIVAGPSGPQRLAGRLRAGLRQATEGLPGDARALLPGLVVGDTSRITPELDEAFKETDLAHTLAVSGSNLTVLLALLIGPPGLARLVERRGLARRLGLSLRTTALLAGALTSGFVVVCRPDPSVLRAAACGAVALLALATGRRRSLIPALATAVLLLVLYDPWLARSYGFLLSVLATGALLVLAPGWSEALRRRRVPPRLAEALAAAAAAQAVCAPVTAVLSAQVSLVAVPCNLLAEVAVAPATVLGFAALVTAPVAMAPAKALAWCASWPTGWIAGVARTGAALPGAGVDWPGSWAGALLLAAVTVAVVLAGRRLTRHPWWCGLLGALLLLAVVRPAPLTRVITGWPPPGWRFAMCDVGQGDATVLAAGEGAGVVVDAGPDPALVDHCLRQLGITRIPLLVLTHFHADHVAGLRGVLRGRSVAAIETTGFQEPADQAEFVRKEAAARHIPVTHAVVGEERRTGALSWRVLWPPPSTRPPGDPQTPAWPGPVPEPDGPNDASVAILVRSGGLRLLLLGDLEPPAQQALARSPAAAELAGVDVLKVAHHGSAYQDPDLIRLVAPRVALISCGADNPYGHPAPATVAALREGGALVLRTDRDGELAVSGTGGELRVARD; via the coding sequence ATGGACCTGCGCCTGGTGCCGCCCGCGCTCGCGGCCTGGGGGACGGCGGCGCTGACGCTGGACATCCCGACGGGCTGGACGGCCGGGATCACCGTTGCCTGCCTGGTGGGCGGGGTCGTTCTGCTGGCGGCGCGCAGGCCCCCACGGTCCGGACGGTCCGTACCCGCCCGGCAGGTCATGCGCAGAGCACAGGCCTGCAGACCGCTCGGGCGCTTCGCATGGGCCCGTGCTTCGCTCGCTGCCGTGCTGCTGTGCGTGGCCGCGGCGGCCGCCTCGGCCGGACTGCACGGGGCGGACCTGCGGCGCGGGCCGGTGCCCGAGCTGGCCCGGCGGTACGCGACCGTGACCGCCGAGGTCGAGCTGAGCGGCGATCCCTGGCTGAGCCGGCCACGGGTGCGTGGCGATCACGCCGCGCCACTGGCGGTGCTGGCCCGGGCGGAGGTGCGGCGCGTCGAACAGAGCGACGGGACGAGCGTGCGGACGCGGACTCCCGTGCTGCTGGTCGTCGACGCGGACGTTCCGGCGCCGGAGGGGACGGCTGCTCGCAACGGTGGTTCTCCGGCAGGGGCCGACGCGGCGCGGCCCGCTGCCCCCGGGCCGCCAGACGGGCACGGCGCGTGGGGCATGCGGGGTGCATGGGGCACACGGGGTGGGCGCGATGCCTGGCTCGGGCTGCTGCCGTCCACGCGGTTGCGGGTCGGCGGGCGGCTGGCGCCCGCGTCGGCGGGCGGCGAGCGGACCGCGGCCGTGCTGCGGGTGCGTAGTCGGCCGGGGCCGCGCATCGTGGCGGGTCCCAGCGGGCCGCAACGGCTCGCGGGACGGCTCAGGGCCGGACTGCGGCAGGCGACCGAGGGTCTGCCGGGGGACGCGCGGGCGCTTCTTCCCGGACTGGTCGTCGGGGACACTTCGCGGATCACGCCCGAGCTGGACGAGGCGTTCAAGGAGACGGACCTGGCGCACACGCTCGCCGTGTCCGGCAGCAACCTCACCGTCCTGCTCGCGCTGCTCATCGGACCGCCCGGACTGGCCCGGCTGGTCGAACGCCGTGGCCTCGCTCGGCGCCTCGGACTCTCGCTGCGGACGACCGCGCTGCTCGCCGGTGCGCTGACGTCGGGATTCGTGGTTGTGTGCCGGCCCGATCCCAGTGTGCTTCGGGCCGCCGCCTGTGGTGCGGTCGCGTTGCTCGCCCTGGCGACCGGGCGCCGCAGATCCCTGATCCCGGCGCTGGCCACGGCCGTTCTGCTGCTGGTGCTCTACGACCCGTGGCTGGCCCGCAGTTATGGCTTTCTGCTCTCCGTGCTGGCCACCGGCGCGCTGCTCGTCCTGGCACCGGGCTGGAGCGAGGCGCTGCGGCGGCGCCGGGTGCCGCCGAGGCTCGCGGAGGCGCTGGCGGCGGCCGCCGCGGCACAGGCGGTGTGCGCCCCGGTCACGGCGGTGCTGTCGGCGCAGGTGAGCCTGGTGGCGGTGCCGTGCAATCTGCTGGCCGAGGTGGCGGTGGCACCGGCCACGGTGCTGGGGTTCGCGGCGCTCGTGACGGCGCCGGTGGCCATGGCCCCGGCCAAGGCGCTGGCCTGGTGCGCGAGTTGGCCCACCGGATGGATCGCCGGTGTGGCCCGGACAGGGGCGGCGCTGCCCGGCGCGGGAGTGGACTGGCCGGGGAGCTGGGCCGGGGCGCTGCTGCTCGCGGCGGTCACCGTGGCCGTCGTGCTGGCCGGTCGGCGGCTGACGAGGCATCCGTGGTGGTGCGGGTTGCTCGGGGCGCTGCTTCTACTTGCGGTGGTGCGGCCGGCGCCGCTGACCCGGGTGATCACGGGCTGGCCACCGCCGGGCTGGCGGTTCGCGATGTGCGACGTCGGGCAGGGTGACGCGACCGTCCTGGCGGCGGGCGAGGGGGCCGGGGTGGTCGTGGACGCCGGCCCCGATCCGGCGCTGGTCGACCACTGTCTGCGGCAGTTGGGCATCACACGCATCCCGCTCCTCGTCCTGACCCACTTCCACGCCGACCATGTGGCGGGACTGCGCGGGGTGCTGCGGGGCCGTTCGGTGGCCGCGATCGAGACCACGGGTTTCCAGGAGCCCGCCGATCAGGCCGAGTTCGTCAGAAAGGAGGCGGCGGCGCGGCACATCCCGGTCACGCATGCCGTGGTGGGAGAGGAACGGCGTACCGGAGCGCTGTCCTGGCGGGTTCTGTGGCCCCCGCCGAGCACCCGGCCACCCGGGGACCCGCAGACCCCTGCCTGGCCGGGGCCGGTGCCCGAGCCGGACGGCCCGAATGACGCCAGCGTCGCGATACTGGTGCGCTCGGGCGGGCTGCGGCTGCTGTTGCTGGGCGACCTCGAACCGCCGGCCCAGCAGGCGTTGGCACGGTCACCGGCGGCGGCCGAGCTGGCCGGTGTGGACGTGCTGAAGGTGGCTCATCATGGCTCGGCCTATCAGGACCCGGACCTGATACGGCTCGTGGCTCCCCGGGTGGCGCTCATTTCGTGCGGCGCCGACAACCCTTATGGCCATCCGGCACCGGCGACCGTCGCAGCGCTGCGTGAGGGCGGGGCGCTGGTACTGCGAACCGACCGGGACGGGGAGCTCGCGGTCAGCGGCACGGGCGGGGAGCTGCGGGTGGCACGGGACTGA
- the holA gene encoding DNA polymerase III subunit delta, which produces MARKTANDDPLAPVTLAVGQEDLLLDRAVQEVVAAAKAADADTDVRDLTPDQLQPGTLAELTSPSLFAERKVVVVRNAQDLSADTVKDVKAYLGAPAEEITLVLLHAGGAKGKGLLDAARKAGAREVACPKMTKPADRLAFVRGEFRSFGRSATPEACQSLCDAIGSDLRELASAVSQLVADVEGTIDEAVVGRYYTGRAEASSFTVADRAVEGRTAEALEALRWSLATGVAPVMITSALAQGVRAIGKLSSARGGRPADLARELGMPPWKIDRVRQQMRGWTPDGVAVAMRAVAEADAGVKGGGDDPEYALEKAVVTIARAARSRGRG; this is translated from the coding sequence ATGGCCAGGAAGACTGCGAATGACGACCCTCTCGCCCCGGTGACGCTCGCCGTGGGCCAGGAGGACCTTCTGCTCGACCGTGCCGTGCAGGAGGTGGTGGCCGCCGCCAAGGCCGCCGACGCCGACACGGACGTACGCGACCTCACCCCGGACCAGTTGCAGCCCGGCACGCTTGCCGAGCTCACCAGTCCCTCGCTCTTCGCCGAGCGGAAAGTCGTGGTCGTACGCAATGCGCAGGACCTGTCCGCCGACACGGTCAAGGACGTGAAGGCATATCTCGGGGCGCCCGCCGAGGAGATCACGCTCGTGCTGCTGCACGCGGGCGGGGCCAAGGGCAAGGGGCTGCTCGACGCCGCGCGCAAGGCGGGAGCGCGGGAGGTGGCCTGTCCGAAGATGACCAAGCCGGCGGACCGGCTGGCCTTCGTGCGGGGCGAGTTCCGCTCCTTCGGGCGGTCGGCCACGCCCGAGGCGTGCCAGTCGCTCTGCGACGCCATCGGCAGCGATCTGCGGGAGCTGGCCTCGGCGGTGTCCCAGCTGGTCGCCGACGTGGAGGGGACGATCGACGAGGCGGTGGTCGGGCGGTACTACACCGGCCGGGCCGAGGCCTCCAGCTTCACGGTCGCCGACCGGGCCGTGGAGGGGCGTACGGCGGAGGCGCTGGAGGCGCTCAGATGGTCGCTGGCGACGGGCGTGGCACCTGTGATGATCACCAGTGCGCTGGCCCAGGGCGTGCGGGCCATCGGGAAGTTGTCCTCCGCGCGCGGGGGGCGGCCGGCCGACCTGGCGCGGGAGCTGGGGATGCCGCCGTGGAAGATCGATCGGGTGCGGCAGCAGATGAGGGGGTGGACGCCGGACGGGGTCGCGGTGGCGATGCGGGCCGTTGCCGAGGCCGACGCCGGGGTGAAGGGCGGCGGCGACGACCCCGAGTACGCCCTGGAGAAGGCGGTCGTGACGATCGCCCGGGCAGCACGCTCGAGAGGCCGGGGCTGA